The following proteins are co-located in the Castor canadensis chromosome 5, mCasCan1.hap1v2, whole genome shotgun sequence genome:
- the Otol1 gene encoding otolin-1, which translates to MWMLSWLCAILIILAIADIDTVAKTTPYAKFTRKSEGKHILKGLKPSNGSPWEEEETPLTEMAAVAVPTTGLPDPDSATVFPFENFTLDTAGFFLNCCHCCSPVAGLKGERGKIGKPGPKGEAGDTGIPGLPGVSGPKGLKGQKGEKGLKGERGDQGTSGVPGYPGKPGEQGGVGPKGDKGNIGLAGVKGQKGSKGDLCGNGTKGDKGDPGAMGSPGLNGEPGAKGEKGEMGEKGYCGDSGERGGKGQKGEEGLKGEKGSKGDIGIEGKRGLNGLPGVKGDTGIKGEKGELGPPGFMGPAGPKGELGSKGVRGPIGKKGSRGFKGSKGEVAKFPQSAFSAILSKSFPPPNTPIKFDKVLYNDQGDYSPATGKFNCSIPGTYVFSYHVTVRGRPAGISLVARNKKQFKSRETLHGQEIDQSSLLLILKLTAGDQVWLEVLKDWNGVYASTEDDSIFTGFLLYPEEAPRISP; encoded by the exons ATGTGGATGCTTTCTTGGCTTTGtgccattttaattattttggctATTGCTGATATAGACACAGTAGCAAAGACTACACCATATGCCAAATTTACAAGGAAATCTGAGGGGAAACACATACTGAAGGGTCTAAAGCCATCCAACGGCTCAccttgggaggaagaggaaacCCCCCTCACAGAAATGGCTGCAGTGGCAGTGCCCACCACTGGGCTCCCTGACCCAGATTCTGCCACTgtctttccctttgagaacttCACCCTTGACACAGCTGGCTTCTTTTTGAATTGCTGTCATTGCTGCTCACCTGTTGCTGGACTGAAAGGAGAACGAGGAAAGATTGGAAAACCAG GTCCTAAAGGAGAGGCTGGTGATACGGGGATCCCAGGACTACCAGGAGTTAGTGGACCCAAAGGCTTGAAAGgccagaaaggagagaagg GACTAAAGGGAGAACGTGGGGACCAAGGAACAAGTGGAGTTCCAGGCTACCCAGGAAAGCCTGGAGAACAag GTGGAGTTGGTCctaagggggataaaggaaacaTTGGCCTGGCAGGAGTGAAAGGACAAAAAGGCTCCAAGGGGGACCTGTGTGGGAATGGCACCAAAGGAGACAAAGGAGACCCTGGGGCCATGGGCTCCCCAGGCTTGAATGGAGAACCTGGAGccaagggagagaagggagagatggGGGAGAAAGGCTACTGTGGAGAttctggggagaggggaggaaaaggGCAAAAAGGTGAGGAGGGGTTGAAAGGGGAAAAAGGTAGTAAAGGAGACATTGGGATAGAAGGCAAAAGAGGCCTGAATGGTTTGCCTGGGGTCAAAGGTGATACAGgcattaaaggagaaaaaggagagttAGGTCCTCCTGGTTTTATGGGACCTGCTGGGCCAAAGGGTGAGCTTGGGAGCAAGGGAGTACGAGGACCTATTGGGAAGAAGGGCTCCCGGGGTTTTAAGGGCTCTAAGGGTGAGGTGGCCAAATTCCCACAATCTGCTTTCAGTGCTATCTTATCCAAGTCgttcccacctcccaacactccTATTAAATTTGACAAGGTTCTGTATAATGACCAAGGGGATTATAGCCCTGCAACTGGGAAATTTAATTGCAGTATTCCTGGGACGTATGTTTTCTCCTACCATGTCACTGTGAGGGGTCGACCTGCTGGGATTAGCCTGGTGGCCCGAAATAAGAAGCAGTTCAAGTCCAGAGAGACTCTCCATGGTCAGGAAATAGACCAGTCTTCTCTCCTCCTCATCTTGAAATTAACAGCAGGAGATCAAGTCTGGCTGGAAGTGTTAAAGGATTGGAATGGGGTATATGCCAGCACTGAGGATGACAGCATTTTTACTGGGTTCCTTTTGTACCCAGAGGAAGCTCCTAGAATTTCACCATAA